One segment of Streptomyces sp. NBC_00576 DNA contains the following:
- a CDS encoding sigma-70 family RNA polymerase sigma factor — protein MSVDGRDESLGDGGGLTSPQVPSQGGPGGVQYLGGSVDGSEYPEYLDDPMEGSVPAQRGGSVLPPSDTDLIGRMRSGDDTAYEELYRRHAGAVRRYARTCCRDGHTADDLTAEVFARVLQAVRGGSGPEYAVRAYLLTTVRRVAANWTTSAKREQLVDDFAVFATQAARGSERSAMSATSAVSADNDTLDLGADVRAMHEAEQSMAMQAFRSLPERWQAVLWHTEVEDESPSEVATLFGLDANGTRVLASRAREGLKQAYLQAHVSATLVTDEECSRYADRLGAYARGGLRTRAERGLRKHLEECVKCRLAAGQIKEVASGIPAVVPIAVIGWFGAAGYAKVAALVAGGAGAGAVGVGGAAAAASGSSSGGAGGGAAASEALGAPVKAGIAAGVVAVGIAAVVFALANDEVPKEPVARPSPSAPVIQPEAPSPTPTPSPTPPGQEPEPAPPALVPALAPRPTPSPTPTPAPSPRPTSSSTPTPTPSPTPPPPPAPAPSPTPTPPPPPPPPAPAPADYQWNELQYGITGDGTKPEMRLGESSWVWQRWGVAIADKRYEHGVTVHGESSVTIDLNRDCASYEALVGVDDLTLGLGQVRFSVFADGERMWRSELVKGGQEAVPVHVHLTGRKTIRLVVEPHSPFDSVALADWAESKFMCR, from the coding sequence ATGAGCGTTGACGGGCGGGACGAGTCTCTCGGTGACGGCGGCGGACTGACCTCGCCGCAGGTGCCGAGCCAGGGCGGCCCGGGCGGTGTGCAGTACCTGGGCGGCTCCGTGGACGGTTCGGAGTACCCGGAGTACCTCGACGACCCGATGGAGGGCAGCGTCCCGGCGCAGCGCGGGGGCAGCGTGCTGCCGCCGTCCGACACCGACCTGATCGGGCGGATGCGCTCGGGCGACGACACGGCGTACGAGGAGCTGTACCGGCGCCACGCCGGCGCCGTACGCCGGTACGCGCGCACGTGCTGCCGTGACGGCCACACCGCCGACGACCTCACCGCCGAGGTCTTCGCCCGTGTGCTCCAGGCGGTGCGCGGCGGCTCAGGACCCGAGTACGCGGTACGCGCCTATCTGCTCACCACCGTCCGCCGGGTCGCCGCGAACTGGACGACGTCGGCGAAGCGTGAGCAACTGGTCGACGACTTCGCGGTGTTCGCGACGCAGGCCGCGCGCGGCTCGGAGAGATCCGCGATGTCTGCGACGTCCGCGGTGTCTGCCGACAACGACACTCTGGACCTGGGTGCCGACGTACGCGCGATGCACGAGGCCGAGCAGTCCATGGCCATGCAGGCGTTCCGGTCGCTGCCCGAGCGGTGGCAGGCCGTGCTGTGGCACACCGAGGTCGAGGACGAGTCGCCGAGCGAGGTCGCCACCCTCTTCGGGCTCGACGCCAACGGCACGCGCGTGCTCGCCAGCCGGGCCCGGGAAGGGCTCAAGCAGGCCTACCTCCAGGCACATGTCAGCGCGACCCTCGTCACCGACGAGGAGTGCTCCCGATACGCCGACCGGCTCGGTGCCTACGCCCGCGGCGGTCTGCGTACCCGGGCCGAACGGGGGCTGCGCAAGCACCTGGAGGAGTGCGTCAAGTGCCGGCTGGCCGCGGGCCAGATCAAGGAAGTCGCGAGCGGTATCCCCGCCGTCGTACCGATCGCGGTCATCGGCTGGTTCGGCGCCGCCGGGTACGCCAAGGTCGCCGCGCTGGTCGCCGGGGGAGCCGGAGCGGGTGCGGTGGGCGTCGGTGGTGCGGCGGCCGCGGCGAGCGGTTCGTCGTCCGGCGGGGCCGGTGGCGGCGCGGCGGCCTCGGAGGCGCTGGGCGCGCCGGTGAAGGCGGGCATCGCGGCGGGCGTTGTCGCCGTCGGGATCGCGGCGGTGGTGTTCGCGCTGGCCAACGACGAGGTCCCGAAAGAGCCGGTCGCCCGGCCGTCCCCGTCCGCGCCGGTGATCCAGCCAGAGGCACCGAGCCCGACACCGACACCGAGCCCGACGCCGCCCGGGCAGGAACCCGAGCCGGCGCCCCCTGCCCTCGTCCCGGCTCTGGCGCCCAGGCCCACCCCGAGCCCCACCCCCACCCCGGCTCCGTCCCCGAGGCCCACCTCGAGTTCCACCCCGACTCCGACCCCCAGCCCGACCCCGCCTCCGCCCCCGGCACCTGCCCCGAGTCCCACCCCGACGCCGCCTCCACCGCCTCCTCCGCCGGCGCCCGCCCCGGCCGACTACCAGTGGAACGAGCTGCAGTACGGCATCACCGGCGACGGCACCAAGCCCGAGATGCGGCTCGGCGAGAGCAGTTGGGTGTGGCAGCGGTGGGGGGTGGCGATCGCGGACAAGCGGTACGAGCACGGGGTCACCGTCCACGGGGAGTCCTCGGTCACCATCGACCTCAACCGCGACTGCGCCTCGTACGAAGCCCTGGTCGGTGTCGACGACCTGACGCTCGGCCTCGGCCAGGTCCGCTTCTCGGTGTTCGCCGACGGGGAGCGCATGTGGCGGTCCGAGCTGGTCAAGGGCGGCCAGGAGGCCGTACCCGTCCACGTCCACCTCACCGGGCGCAAGACGATCCGGCTGGTCGTGGAACCTCACTCACCGTTCGACTCGGTGGCACTCGCGGACTGGGCGGAGTCCAAGTTCATGTGCCGGTGA
- a CDS encoding asparagine synthase-related protein, producing MRWLVGWSSTAAVAAKYATGPGGYAADGAGVGSGTGVGAGYSAGATGYDGETVHPVGSQLLWGDPDPLWAVGDWRPDEVRVVRADEQTRIAVLGTCGATDEQLRVALFAARGGALRHLTAWPGSYTAIVQVGRRLMVCGDLAGARPVFYTPWAGGTAYATAALPLADLIEANLDFGHLAALLAAPDVPAALHDSTPYDGVRRIPPGHALILRAGAREIAGYEPVASLAVAAASVDPDSAVDGVRDALVEAVRARLSAPRHVPDANMDPGPVPGMGPAERRAARGMPVPGIGADLSGGPASGTLALLAAGLPGMPGTVLGHGTGAGERLVAVTFNDLVVGGREAELERAGNLAANPRLHHVVVAGGEDVLPYADLEGPLTDEPGPSLVTAARHRARLAAGSADHFTGYGARQVLDAHPARLADLLMDRKRRHLVRPVAALAKADSSVMVPARVYGAARKLARTPYKAGIENLADRLMQRRFDEPGGAVGASLAALTWARPGPAARWLTGEALAEVSVRLNWATDRAGVGVGPGQRPGDFRARTALARQAADVRVLEQAAEIRFQRLHTPFLDNQVVRACRALPEALRVQPGARASILRTVLEGAGVADLPPGWGTPSHASANAASRTGLRVSAESLMALFDTPLLAEAGLVEARVVRKAIRAAAEGEPLPLDGLADLVSLEVWLRRLLSRRGTCWTGTPARQRAVPGGITPQRGALGAGAGAHSG from the coding sequence ATGCGGTGGTTGGTGGGATGGAGCAGCACCGCAGCTGTGGCCGCCAAGTACGCGACAGGGCCTGGCGGTTACGCGGCCGACGGTGCCGGGGTCGGAAGCGGAACCGGAGTCGGGGCCGGATACTCGGCGGGTGCGACCGGTTACGACGGTGAGACGGTCCACCCGGTCGGTTCCCAACTCCTCTGGGGAGACCCGGATCCGCTCTGGGCGGTCGGCGACTGGCGCCCCGACGAGGTGCGCGTCGTGCGGGCCGACGAACAGACCCGCATCGCGGTTCTGGGCACCTGCGGAGCCACCGACGAACAGTTGCGGGTCGCCCTGTTCGCCGCCCGCGGAGGGGCACTTCGCCATCTGACGGCCTGGCCTGGCAGCTACACGGCGATCGTCCAGGTGGGCCGCAGACTCATGGTCTGCGGCGACCTGGCGGGCGCGCGCCCGGTGTTCTACACCCCGTGGGCGGGCGGCACGGCCTATGCGACGGCGGCCCTCCCGCTCGCCGACCTCATCGAGGCCAACCTCGACTTCGGCCACCTCGCCGCCCTTCTCGCGGCCCCGGATGTACCGGCCGCGCTGCACGACTCGACCCCTTACGACGGCGTGCGGCGCATTCCGCCCGGGCATGCGCTGATCCTGCGCGCCGGGGCGCGCGAGATCGCCGGGTACGAACCGGTCGCCTCTCTCGCGGTCGCGGCTGCCTCCGTGGACCCCGACAGTGCGGTGGACGGCGTACGGGACGCGCTGGTCGAGGCGGTACGCGCCCGGCTGTCCGCGCCTCGCCATGTGCCCGACGCCAACATGGACCCCGGGCCCGTGCCCGGGATGGGCCCCGCGGAACGGCGTGCGGCGCGCGGAATGCCCGTACCGGGGATAGGGGCCGACCTGTCCGGCGGCCCGGCCTCGGGAACGCTGGCGCTCCTGGCGGCTGGCCTGCCGGGCATGCCGGGGACGGTGCTGGGCCACGGCACGGGCGCGGGGGAGCGGCTCGTGGCGGTGACGTTCAACGACCTGGTGGTGGGCGGGCGCGAGGCGGAACTGGAACGGGCGGGGAACCTCGCGGCGAACCCGCGCCTGCACCACGTGGTGGTGGCGGGCGGCGAGGACGTCCTCCCGTACGCCGACCTGGAGGGCCCGCTGACCGACGAGCCGGGCCCGTCCCTCGTGACGGCGGCCAGACACCGCGCCCGCCTGGCCGCGGGCAGCGCGGACCACTTCACCGGCTACGGCGCCCGGCAGGTGCTGGACGCCCACCCCGCCCGCCTCGCCGACCTCCTGATGGACCGCAAACGACGCCACCTGGTCCGCCCGGTGGCGGCGCTCGCGAAGGCCGACAGCTCGGTGATGGTCCCCGCGCGCGTGTACGGCGCTGCCCGCAAGCTCGCCCGTACGCCCTACAAGGCCGGCATCGAGAACCTCGCCGACCGCCTGATGCAGCGCCGGTTCGACGAGCCCGGGGGTGCGGTGGGGGCCTCGCTGGCCGCGCTCACCTGGGCGAGACCCGGCCCGGCGGCGCGCTGGCTGACCGGTGAGGCGCTCGCTGAAGTATCGGTTCGCCTGAACTGGGCGACGGACCGCGCGGGCGTCGGCGTCGGCCCCGGGCAACGCCCCGGAGACTTCCGCGCGCGTACGGCACTGGCCCGCCAGGCGGCGGACGTACGCGTCCTGGAACAGGCCGCCGAGATCCGCTTCCAGCGCCTCCACACGCCCTTCCTGGACAACCAGGTGGTACGCGCGTGCCGGGCCCTCCCGGAAGCCCTGCGCGTCCAGCCGGGCGCCCGCGCGTCCATCCTCCGTACGGTCCTGGAAGGCGCCGGCGTCGCGGACCTGCCCCCCGGCTGGGGCACGCCGTCCCACGCGTCGGCGAACGCGGCGTCGCGGACGGGCCTGCGGGTGTCGGCGGAGTCCCTGATGGCCCTGTTCGACACCCCGTTGCTGGCGGAGGCGGGCCTGGTCGAAGCCCGAGTCGTCCGCAAGGCGATCAGGGCGGCCGCGGAAGGCGAACCCCTCCCCCTGGACGGTCTGGCGGATCTGGTCTCCCTGGAGGTATGGCTACGCCGCCTCCTCTCCCGCCGAGGCACCTGCTGGACCGGAACCCCGGCCCGCCAACGAGCCGTACCGGGGGGAATCACCCCCCAGAGGGGCGCGCTGGGAGCGGGCGCGGGCGCCCACAGTGGGTGA
- the lhgO gene encoding L-2-hydroxyglutarate oxidase yields MELTRGFAYDCDVLVIGGGIVGLSTAYAITRAAPGTRVTVLEKESGPARHQTGRNSGVIHSGIYYRPGSLKARYAVRGAAEMVKFCAEYGIPHAVTGKLIVATERDELPRLHALVQRGRENGIPVRELGPTQIGEYEPEVQGLAGIHVGTTGVCDYVAVARQLAESSGAEIRYGAEVVQIDRRPELGVAVRTAGPGGGEVVRGRVLVNCAGLYCDEVARLTGDDPGMRIVPFRGEYFTLARPELVRGLVYPVPDPAFPFLGVHLTRGIDGSVHIGPNAVPALAREGYGWGTVRMRELAATVAWPGSWRIAARHWRYGGGELRRSVSKRAFARAVRRLLPVVSEGDLVPAAAGVRAQAVLRDGTLVDDFLIQEGARAVHVLNAPSPAATASLPIGREVARRALGVLGG; encoded by the coding sequence GTGGAGCTGACGCGTGGGTTCGCTTACGACTGTGACGTGCTGGTGATCGGTGGGGGGATCGTCGGCCTGTCGACGGCGTATGCGATCACGCGCGCCGCGCCGGGTACGCGGGTGACGGTGCTGGAGAAGGAGTCGGGCCCCGCCCGGCACCAGACAGGGCGCAACAGCGGCGTCATCCACAGCGGGATCTACTACCGGCCGGGCTCGCTCAAGGCGCGGTACGCGGTGCGGGGCGCCGCCGAGATGGTCAAGTTCTGCGCGGAGTACGGCATCCCGCACGCCGTCACCGGCAAGCTGATCGTCGCCACGGAGCGGGATGAGTTGCCCCGGCTGCACGCCCTCGTCCAGCGCGGCCGGGAGAACGGCATTCCGGTGCGGGAACTGGGCCCCACCCAGATCGGCGAGTACGAGCCGGAGGTACAGGGACTCGCCGGCATACACGTGGGGACGACGGGCGTGTGCGACTACGTGGCGGTCGCCCGGCAGCTCGCCGAGTCCTCCGGCGCGGAGATCCGGTACGGGGCCGAGGTCGTCCAGATCGACCGGCGGCCGGAGCTCGGGGTGGCCGTACGGACGGCGGGGCCGGGGGGCGGCGAGGTCGTGCGGGGGCGGGTGCTGGTCAACTGCGCCGGGCTGTACTGCGACGAGGTGGCGCGGCTGACCGGCGACGATCCGGGAATGCGGATCGTGCCGTTCCGGGGCGAGTACTTCACGCTGGCGCGGCCCGAGCTGGTCCGGGGGCTGGTGTATCCGGTGCCGGATCCGGCGTTCCCGTTCCTCGGGGTGCATCTCACCCGGGGGATCGACGGGAGCGTCCACATCGGGCCCAATGCCGTGCCGGCGCTGGCCCGCGAGGGGTACGGGTGGGGGACCGTACGGATGCGGGAGCTGGCGGCGACGGTGGCGTGGCCGGGGTCGTGGCGGATAGCCGCGCGGCACTGGCGGTACGGGGGCGGGGAGCTGCGGCGGTCGGTGTCCAAGAGGGCGTTCGCGCGGGCGGTGCGGAGGTTGTTGCCGGTGGTGTCGGAGGGAGATCTGGTGCCTGCGGCGGCGGGGGTGCGGGCGCAGGCGGTACTGCGGGACGGGACGCTGGTGGACGACTTTCTCATCCAGGAGGGGGCGAGGGCGGTGCATGTGCTGAACGCGCCGTCGCCTGCGGCGACCGCTTCGCTGCCGATCGGGCGGGAGGTGGCTCGGCGGGCGTTGGGTGTGCTGGGTGGGTGA
- a CDS encoding MFS transporter, with amino-acid sequence MSREQRGPNEKLGTVLALAGISNAGLARRVNDLGAQRGLTLRYDKTSVARWVSKGMVPQGAAPHLIAAAIGQKLGRPVPLHEIGLADADPAPEVGLAFPRDVGQAVRSATDLYRLDLAGRRAGSGGIWQSLAGSFAVSAYATPASRWLITPADSSVARDASPAEGSGAPLKVGHSDVQKLREAAEDARRWDSKYGGGDWRSSMVPECLRVEAAPLLLGSYSDEVGRALFGASAELTRLAGWMAFDTGQQEAAQRYYIQALRLARAAADVPLGGYVLASMSLQATYRGFGDEGVDLAQAALERNRGLATARTMSFFRLVEARAHARASDAHAAGAALRSAEGWLERARDGDNDPSWLGFYGYDRFAADAAECYRDLKAPRQVRRFTEQALSKPTEEFVRSHGLRLVVSAVAELESGNLDAACEQGVRAVEVAGRISSARTTEYVKDLLHRLEPYGDEPRVVELRERARPLLMTPA; translated from the coding sequence ATGTCCAGGGAGCAACGCGGGCCGAACGAAAAACTCGGCACCGTTCTCGCCCTCGCGGGAATCAGCAACGCAGGACTCGCGCGTCGCGTCAACGACCTTGGCGCTCAACGCGGGTTGACTCTTCGCTACGACAAGACGTCGGTGGCGCGCTGGGTGTCGAAGGGCATGGTGCCGCAGGGCGCCGCGCCGCACCTCATCGCGGCCGCCATCGGCCAGAAACTCGGCCGCCCGGTGCCGCTCCACGAGATCGGCCTGGCGGACGCGGATCCCGCACCCGAAGTGGGCCTCGCCTTCCCCAGGGACGTCGGACAGGCCGTCCGCTCGGCCACCGACCTCTACCGCCTCGACCTCGCGGGCCGCCGTGCCGGCTCCGGCGGCATCTGGCAGTCGCTCGCCGGATCGTTCGCAGTGAGCGCATACGCAACGCCCGCCTCACGATGGCTGATAACCCCGGCCGACAGCTCGGTGGCACGCGACGCGAGCCCCGCCGAGGGCTCCGGGGCACCGTTGAAAGTCGGCCACAGCGATGTGCAGAAACTGCGGGAGGCCGCGGAGGACGCCAGGCGCTGGGATTCCAAGTACGGCGGCGGCGACTGGCGTTCGTCGATGGTGCCCGAGTGCTTAAGGGTGGAGGCGGCGCCCCTGCTGCTGGGGTCGTACTCGGACGAGGTGGGACGCGCGCTGTTCGGGGCGTCCGCCGAACTCACCCGCCTCGCCGGGTGGATGGCCTTCGACACGGGCCAGCAGGAGGCCGCGCAGCGGTACTACATCCAGGCGCTGCGGCTCGCGCGGGCAGCGGCCGATGTGCCGCTGGGGGGCTATGTCCTCGCTTCGATGTCTCTGCAGGCGACCTACCGGGGCTTCGGTGACGAGGGTGTCGACCTCGCCCAGGCCGCCCTGGAGCGCAACCGGGGTCTCGCGACGGCCCGCACGATGAGTTTCTTCCGGCTGGTCGAGGCACGGGCCCACGCGCGCGCGAGTGACGCCCACGCGGCCGGCGCGGCGCTGCGCTCGGCGGAGGGCTGGCTGGAGCGGGCCCGCGACGGCGACAACGATCCGTCCTGGCTCGGTTTCTACGGGTACGACCGCTTCGCCGCCGACGCCGCCGAGTGCTACCGCGACCTGAAGGCACCACGCCAGGTCCGCCGCTTCACGGAGCAGGCACTGTCGAAGCCGACGGAGGAGTTCGTGCGCTCGCACGGACTGCGGCTGGTCGTCTCGGCGGTCGCCGAGCTCGAGTCGGGCAATCTCGACGCGGCATGCGAGCAGGGCGTACGGGCGGTGGAGGTCGCGGGGCGCATCTCCTCGGCGCGCACCACCGAGTACGTGAAGGATCTTCTGCACCGGCTGGAGCCGTACGGGGACGAGCCGCGGGTGGTGGAGCTGCGCGAGCGGGCTCGGCCTCTGCTGATGACTCCAGCGTAG
- a CDS encoding AfsR/SARP family transcriptional regulator produces the protein MRYRILGVTQAEDDHGTAVPIGGPRLRALLTALALRPNRTTTPETLIDEVWADTPPKDAPAAVQALIGRLRRTLGKGTIASDPGGYRLAAPQDHIDLHVFERLVRQGKAALDSADPTTAARTLSEALALWRGPALADLPDRTAATRPEALRREATRARVEADLRLGHAHDAVPELQELTGAHPYDEPLHVLLIRALRDTGRSADALAAYETARRTLAEGLGTDPGPELRTLHKELLAQQIGPPAPLRPTTPTHNATPAQHPHRNGNNSRNGNNSNSTNIRPRLTSFVGREPEIEAIRSDVHRTRLVTLIGPGGSGKTRLAEEAAAGLPQAWLVELAPLDRPEAVPGAVVSALGLRETVLRTTELTTQQDDPLALLIEYCAPRSQLLILDNCEHVIDAAAELAETLLTHCPGLTILATSREPLGVPGESVRPVEPLLPDPARRLFEERAATVRPGAHTALRDTEAVAEICRRLDGLPLAIELAAARLRLLTPRQIADRLDDRFRLLTSGNRMALPRQQTLRAVVDWSWDLLDEPERTVLREVSVFAGGWDLTAAEAVCTGPVADLLGALVDKSLIVATPHEHDENDQNDENHAFGTGVPGMRYRMLETIHEYATERAAEAPELRAAVERRHRAWVRTLVETAEPLLRSAEQLPWIARLETELDNIRAALDRTIDEGDEEEATALVLAMGWFWWLRNFRRESMEWLTRVLDLDTGPTRQTETDGREGEAGEAARRTNGYVNRRMNLRMLRIFLIHDADPATVPRDEHWQRQLAEVRAHFERGGPEAARLPGIAWPFTFLSDRPGSPGPVDLDNGQVAVAAALDTALANCRVHGGDWEVAVTLMFRTHLAVDSAGGLRGRRVDDDLAELRVLSRRVGDRWVRAQVCSAAGEAAMLRGGFDEAKREYEEALRLAHEVGAHAEGPFLMARLGEIAYREGDRARALTALDEASRAAERYGVADSRAFVLLLRAQMALGEGDVVRARALCDQSRAEIAHGTPPPQFTAGLDAMDALVTAEECGPEVGVAKLTATLREAVAQRCAEVITAALVDSAARLLALLGDLPRAVRLLAASDSWRGDHPRPMPDRARAEETATEARAALGADRYESERRTGSELSVDDVLDELAHLDTSPATERTPTTPVPGTLRHRHMNLDSAQSASATESNGE, from the coding sequence GTGCGGTACAGAATCCTGGGCGTCACCCAGGCCGAGGACGACCACGGCACCGCCGTACCCATCGGCGGCCCCCGCCTCCGCGCCCTCCTCACCGCCCTTGCCCTGCGCCCCAACCGCACCACCACCCCCGAAACCCTGATCGACGAGGTCTGGGCGGACACCCCGCCCAAGGACGCCCCCGCAGCCGTCCAGGCCCTCATCGGCCGCCTACGCCGCACCCTCGGCAAGGGCACCATCGCCTCGGACCCCGGCGGCTACCGCCTGGCAGCGCCCCAGGACCACATCGACCTCCACGTCTTCGAACGCCTCGTACGGCAGGGCAAGGCCGCCCTGGACAGTGCCGACCCCACGACGGCCGCGCGCACCCTCTCCGAGGCCCTCGCCCTCTGGCGCGGCCCCGCCCTGGCCGACCTCCCCGACCGCACCGCCGCGACCCGCCCCGAGGCCCTGCGCCGCGAGGCGACACGCGCGCGCGTGGAGGCCGACCTGAGACTGGGCCACGCCCACGACGCCGTGCCGGAGCTGCAGGAACTGACCGGGGCCCACCCGTACGACGAGCCGCTGCACGTCCTCCTCATCCGCGCCCTGCGCGACACGGGCCGCAGCGCGGACGCCCTCGCCGCGTACGAGACGGCCCGCCGAACCCTGGCGGAGGGCCTGGGCACGGACCCGGGCCCGGAACTACGAACATTGCACAAGGAACTGCTGGCACAGCAGATCGGGCCGCCCGCCCCACTCAGGCCAACCACCCCCACCCACAACGCCACCCCAGCCCAACACCCCCACCGCAACGGCAACAACAGCAGGAACGGCAACAACAGCAATAGCACCAACATTCGTCCCCGTCTGACATCTTTCGTCGGGCGGGAACCCGAGATCGAGGCCATCCGTTCGGATGTGCACAGGACCCGTCTCGTCACCCTCATCGGACCGGGCGGTTCCGGAAAGACCCGTCTCGCCGAGGAAGCCGCCGCCGGCCTCCCCCAGGCGTGGCTCGTCGAGCTCGCCCCGCTCGACCGGCCGGAGGCGGTCCCCGGCGCGGTGGTCAGCGCGCTCGGTCTGCGCGAGACCGTGCTCAGGACCACCGAGCTGACAACCCAGCAGGACGACCCGCTCGCCCTGCTGATCGAGTACTGCGCCCCGCGCAGTCAACTCCTGATCCTTGACAACTGTGAACACGTCATCGACGCGGCGGCCGAACTCGCCGAAACCCTCCTCACGCACTGCCCCGGGCTCACGATCCTCGCCACCAGCCGTGAACCCCTGGGCGTCCCCGGCGAGTCGGTGCGCCCGGTCGAACCCCTCCTCCCCGACCCGGCCCGCCGCCTCTTCGAGGAGCGCGCGGCGACCGTACGCCCCGGTGCGCACACCGCCCTCCGTGACACCGAGGCGGTGGCGGAGATCTGCCGCCGGCTCGACGGACTGCCCCTCGCCATCGAGCTGGCCGCCGCCCGCCTGCGACTGCTCACCCCTCGTCAGATCGCCGACCGCCTCGACGACCGCTTCCGCCTCCTCACTTCCGGAAACCGCATGGCGCTGCCCCGCCAGCAGACCCTGCGCGCAGTCGTCGACTGGTCCTGGGACCTGCTCGACGAGCCGGAGCGGACGGTGCTGCGCGAGGTCTCCGTCTTCGCGGGCGGCTGGGACCTCACCGCCGCGGAGGCGGTGTGCACCGGCCCGGTGGCCGACCTCCTTGGGGCGCTCGTCGACAAGTCCCTGATAGTCGCGACGCCGCACGAGCACGACGAGAACGACCAGAACGACGAGAACCACGCATTCGGCACGGGCGTACCCGGGATGCGCTACCGCATGCTGGAGACCATCCACGAGTACGCCACCGAGCGCGCCGCGGAGGCCCCCGAACTGCGTGCCGCCGTCGAGCGACGGCACCGCGCGTGGGTGCGCACGCTGGTCGAGACGGCCGAACCGTTGCTCCGCTCCGCCGAGCAACTCCCGTGGATCGCCCGCCTGGAGACGGAGCTGGACAACATCAGGGCGGCCCTCGACCGCACGATCGACGAGGGCGACGAGGAGGAGGCCACCGCCCTGGTCCTCGCGATGGGCTGGTTCTGGTGGCTGCGCAACTTCCGCCGAGAGAGCATGGAATGGCTGACGCGGGTCCTGGACCTGGATACAGGGCCGACTCGACAGACGGAGACGGACGGGCGAGAGGGAGAAGCGGGAGAAGCCGCCCGCCGCACGAACGGCTATGTGAACCGCCGAATGAACCTCCGTATGCTCCGCATCTTCCTGATCCACGACGCCGACCCGGCCACCGTCCCCCGAGACGAGCACTGGCAACGCCAACTCGCCGAGGTACGCGCCCACTTCGAGCGCGGCGGCCCGGAAGCGGCCCGGCTGCCCGGCATCGCCTGGCCGTTCACGTTTCTCTCCGACCGTCCGGGCTCCCCTGGTCCCGTCGACCTGGACAACGGCCAGGTGGCCGTTGCCGCCGCCCTGGACACGGCGCTCGCCAACTGCCGTGTCCACGGCGGCGACTGGGAGGTCGCCGTGACCCTGATGTTCCGTACGCACCTGGCCGTCGACTCGGCGGGCGGCCTGCGCGGCCGGCGGGTGGACGACGACCTCGCGGAACTGCGCGTGCTCAGTCGGCGCGTCGGAGACCGCTGGGTGCGGGCCCAGGTGTGCAGCGCGGCCGGGGAGGCCGCCATGTTGCGCGGCGGCTTCGATGAGGCCAAACGGGAGTACGAGGAGGCGCTGCGGCTCGCCCACGAGGTGGGCGCCCATGCCGAGGGACCGTTTCTCATGGCACGGCTCGGCGAGATCGCCTACCGCGAGGGCGATCGGGCCCGCGCGCTGACCGCGCTGGACGAGGCGAGCAGGGCGGCCGAGCGTTACGGGGTGGCGGACTCCCGGGCGTTCGTCCTGCTGCTGCGGGCGCAGATGGCGCTGGGGGAGGGGGATGTCGTCCGCGCGCGTGCGCTGTGCGACCAGTCCCGCGCGGAGATCGCGCACGGCACACCGCCGCCGCAGTTCACAGCGGGGCTGGACGCGATGGACGCCCTTGTGACGGCCGAGGAGTGCGGGCCCGAGGTGGGAGTGGCGAAACTGACCGCCACGCTGCGAGAGGCCGTGGCGCAGCGCTGCGCCGAGGTGATCACGGCGGCGCTGGTGGACAGCGCGGCGAGACTGCTGGCCCTCCTCGGCGATCTGCCCCGCGCGGTCCGCCTGCTCGCCGCCTCCGACAGCTGGCGGGGCGACCACCCGCGCCCGATGCCGGACCGCGCGCGGGCAGAGGAGACGGCGACCGAGGCCCGCGCGGCCCTGGGAGCGGACCGGTACGAGTCCGAACGCAGGACGGGATCGGAACTCAGCGTGGACGACGTCCTCGACGAACTCGCCCACCTGGACACCTCACCCGCCACTGAGCGCACCCCGACCACGCCCGTCCCGGGCACCCTCCGTCACCGGCACATGAACTTGGACTCCGCCCAGTCCGCGAGTGCCACCGAGTCGAACGGTGAGTGA